A DNA window from Gopherus evgoodei ecotype Sinaloan lineage chromosome 22, rGopEvg1_v1.p, whole genome shotgun sequence contains the following coding sequences:
- the FSD1 gene encoding fibronectin type III and SPRY domain-containing protein 1, with the protein MGDQKDALRKIITTLAVKNEEIQNFIYALKQMLQNVEANSTKVQEDLEGEFQSLYSLLDELKEGMLMKIKQDRASRTYELQNQLAACTKALESSEELLEMANQTLEGAENHDFNQAAKQIKDSVTMAPAFRLSLKAKVSDNMSHLMVDFTQERHMLQSLKFLPVPSAPEIDMAESLVADNCVTLVWRMPDEDSKIDHYVLEYRKTNFEGPPRVKEDQPWMVIEGIKQTEYTLTGLRFDMKYMNFRVKACNKAVAGEFSEPVTLETRAFMFRLDASTCHQNLKVEELSVEWDAMGGKVQDIKAREKDGKGRTASPVNSPARCLQSPKRMPSARGGRDRFTAESYTVLGDSLIDGGDHYWEMRYDRDSKAFGVGVAYRTLGKFDQLGKTSSSWCIHLNNWLQVSFTAKHNNKAKVLDMPVPDCIGVYCNFHEGFLSFYNARTKQLLHSFKAKFTQPVLPAFMVWCGSFHVYSGLQVPSAVKCLQKRNSTTSSSNASLT; encoded by the exons GACGCCCTACGGAAGATCATCACCACGCTAGCCGTGAAGAATGAGGAGATCCAGAACTTCATCTACGCCCTCAAGCAGATGCTGCAGAACGTGGAG GCGAACTCCACCAAGGTGCAGGAGGACCTGGAGGGGGAGTTCCAGTCCCTGTACTCCCTGCTGGACGAGCTGAAGGAGGGCATGCTCATGAAGATCAAACAGGACCGGGCCAGCCGCACCTATGAACTGCAG AACCAGCTGGCGGCCTGCACCAAGGCGCTGGAGAGCTccgaggagctgctggagatGGCCAACCAGACGCTGGAAGGGGCCGAGAACCACGACTTCAACCAG GCTGCCAAGCAGATCAAGGATAG CGTGACGATGGCCCCGGCGTTCCGGCTCTCGCTCAAGGCCAAGGTGAGCGACAACATGAGCCACCTGATGGTGGATTTCACCCAGGAGCGCCACATGCTGCAGTCCCTGAAATTCCTCCCAG TTCCCAGCGCCCCGGAGATTGACATGGCCGAGTCACTGGTGGCCGATAACTGCGTGACGCTGGTGTGGAGGATGCCCGATGAGGACAGCAAGATTGACCACTACGTCCTGGAGTACCGCAAGACCAACTTCGAGGGGCCCCCGCGGGTGAAGGAGGACCAGCCCTGGATGGTGATCGAAGGCATCAAGCAGACCGAGTACACCCTAACTG GGCTCAGGTTCGACATGAAGTACATGAATTTCCGCGTCAAAGCCTGTAACAAGGCTGTGGCGGGCGAGTTCTCCGAGCCGGTCACCTTGGAAACCagag CATTCATGTTCCGCTTGGACGCCAGCACCTGTCACCAGAACCTGAAGGTGGAGGAGCTGAGCGTGGAGTGGGACGCCATGGGGGGCAAGGTGCAGGACATCAAGGCCCGGGAGAAGGACGGGAAGGGCAGGACGGCGTCTCCAGTGAACTCCCCTGCCAG GTGCCTGCAGTCTCCGAAGAGGATGCCTTCGGCCCGTGGGGGCAGGGACCGCTTCACGGCCGAGTCCTACACAGTGCtgg GCGACTCACTGATTGACGGAGGAGACCACTACTGGGAGATGAGGTACGACCGGGACAGCAAGGCCTTCGGCGTGGGTGTGGCCTACAGGACCCTGGGCAAGTTTGACCAACTGGGCAAGACCTCATCCTCCTGGTGCATCCACCTCAACAACTGGCTGCAGGTCAGCTTCACCGCCAAGCATAACAACAAGGCCAAGGTCCTGGACATGCCCGTGCCCGACTGCATCGGCGTCTACTGCAACTTCCACGAAG GTTTCCTGTCCTTCTACAATGCTCGAACCAAGCAGCTGCTCCATTCCTTTAAGGCGAAATTCACCCAGCCGGTGCTTCCTGCTTTCATG GTTTGGTGCGGCAGCTTCCACGTCTATTCTGGACTGCAGGTACCCAGCGCTGTCAAATGCCTCCAGAAGCGAAACAGCACCACGAGCAGCTCCAACGCCAGCCTGACTTAG